In the Nerophis ophidion isolate RoL-2023_Sa linkage group LG19, RoL_Noph_v1.0, whole genome shotgun sequence genome, CAGCAACACCTGCTGCTACTGTATTATGTCATTTTCTTAACTCAGCCATTCAACATCTGCTTCTGCACCACTTCTGGCAATATTGAAGAATAAATACGGCGCAAAATATCTGAAGACCATACAGATATTGAGGAGAGGGGAAGGATATGTTGGTAGAAACGATGACTACGTGGGACGTGTACCAGCTGTTTAACATTTTTTGTGTCAGTTCAAATCATAATGTGACCAAAAAAAACCATAAGAATGTAATCCCCATTCTCACCTGTCTAAGTTTAAATTTATACTTCTGAGACAAACATAAATGTAAAGGGGATTTTTTTCCCAGCAATGAAAGCTTTAGTTTGCTCTGTCaatcaaatagaattttaaatatatatatatatatatatatatatatacatatattgatatatatttatatacatatacatatatatatacatatacatatatatatacatatatatatgtatatatatatatacatatatatatatacacacatacataaatatatatatatattgtcagtgTGTGCAGAGAAGAAGTAAACACAAGAGAGAAGACACAACTCAAAGTGGGTATGGGCAGAATAATTAATTAGTCGATGAATTGCCCTCTTAAACTTTTGTCGATTGTGTGGAATTCGTTGTTAATTGCAGAAATGGAATCTAAAAGGAGTGCACTACCTAGCAGAGGCGCTGATGAGTCTGCCGAGGCTAGTTTGCTGCCTGAAGACAAGGAACATGACGTCAGCTATGGGAAGTTGAGATCCATCCACGCAGAGGGCAGCATTATTCCGCTCAATATCATACTGGCATTTGTAATACTTCCATCGATTAACTGATTTTccctcaacaaggaaaagtatagATTCCCATCCCGAACCATTGATCACCTCTGACTCATTAAGAAGGACAATAATCATGAATCAACATACACTCCTTCAAGGCTAATCCTTTCAGGTCAATCCGGAGCGATTGCGAGGTATATCATCAGAGCCACACAGCCAATCACAGTCAAACATCATATGTAATACATTTGCAAGGGGGACGAAAaataaaggccttttgtttagaAGATTTGTTGTTCAAAGAGGATCTTCTCAAATCCGTGCGGAGGTGTGTGGTAGAAGTCACTGAACTGGCAATCTAAGATGGCGCTGTCATCCACTGGAGCAACAAAACAGTCAAGAACAACACAATTGCTTATCGGGTTAAACATTTTGCTAATAATAAAGCTACAAATGATGCTGTAACACTTTGTATATAATTAATAAACAGTTAAAACTTTTAACTTCAGGTAGGGTAAAGGTGCAACAACACAACACATTAACAGACTTGTTGATAAATGTTGatatattttaaattgtttttatatgtatttatttattaccatatatttttatttttttgttttattcagtcattggtggacctcaggatagtatttgaatgttgtttttaatattgttgtgcagcactttggaaacattttgttgtttaaatgtgctatgtaaataaagtggattggattggataaacaattataaatgtgcctatttcatgacaaacatttttttatatttaatttatatttttcatATCTAGTTGGTATTTTTCCAAGGATGTTCACCATTACATTTCTGGTGAGAGTGtacatatttaacatttttattgatagaaatatatatatatatatatttttttttaaacaattaaaataCATTAGTTTTTGTCACTTTAtgcttaaaataataatttaaagaaCATTTATtactttgccttccgcccgattgtagctgagataggctttagctccccccacgaccccgaagggaataagcggtagtaaatggatggatggatggatgagtgaaaCTACAATGTGATACAACActtaataaaaacatttgatgACAAATGTATTAACAATTATTTAATGAAAAAACATTTAGATTTTAATTTTAAACAATGCAACCAAAATATATCTAGCATTTATTGTTTGTGAAACTAAACTTTTACCTGTCAAATATTCGCCAAAATAATTGTaaaatatacactaaacataaatGTAACATACAAGTAAAACAATAAGTATTTAATCAAAAAatataattagattttttttaaatagattaaaatacaTTCAGCATTGAATTAAATAAtcaattaaattaataataattatgtgAGAAACCTGTCAAATATTTCCCAAAATTGGTGTACAATATACATAATAAACAcatgtaacaaaaaaataaaaacaacaacaacaaagtattTATTAAAATCAATGATTATATTCAGCATTCATTTAAATAATTGGTTTATTTGCAAGTAAATAAACCTATTTTTAAAAGTTATTGAAAACTTTTTTCCCACAAAATTTTCcaaaatgtgtacattttataTAATTTAGTCATGTCACACTTGATTTCAAGCAGATATTATCCAGATTTGCCCATGTGCACTGAAAAAAATGCACACAACATGTGCATATGTTTATGTCTCGCCCTAGTTTTAGCCAAATATAAAATTTTAATTTCCTTGTTGCTTATATGGGTTCTTGTTACATAATCAGCCGCCTAATTGTTGCTTCTGCAGTTGTGAAACTATTGTTGACTGACCACATTAACATCAGGCAGCAGTGTTCGCCTGTTTTGGGTAAAATATGCAAACAACTATGTTGTGCTTTGCCAGAAAACACATGAACAAGGTGAATAGTTCATGTGGTAGAAAATAACGCACTTCAGCCCCCTTGTGGATGAATATTGTAACTGGCGGGTTGTCATTATGTGTTGCTTATCAATACTGCATGATTTAATAAGACTGTATAAATCAGGAATGCACTTACCATAAACAACAGGGTATACGGTGCCTCGGATCCCTGACGCGGGACAATGCATGTTCTTTCCATTTAGGTACAAGTTCATCTCCACGTGGTCATACGTGATGCCCTGCAGCACATGTCACAATAGTACTAATTTTATGGGTACACCCTCACTTTTGAGCAAAATGCTTAATGCACTCACCACAATGTCACCCTCCTGGGGGAGATTGTTCGCAGGCAGTCGGTTCTTCTCTTCGTTGTTGTAGAAGACAGAGCCGTCGTGCCTCAAGACGAGGCTGTTTGAATCTCTGCCTAAAGGCACTTGGTTGAGGTTGGCCTTCTGCGTAGCCACACCAATTCCCCACACACCTTTAAACACCAAGAAACAATATCTATCACAATCTTACACTTCCAGTGAGGCATTTGTGTTCAAGGAAACTTAAAAGTTGAGGTGCCACAGTTTCAATATTTGCATGTGTGCATCAGTAGCTGCAGACTCACCAGTGGACTGAATCTTAAACTCAAAAAAACTTTTATTCTGGTGCAAGGGGGCATTGGCAAGACACGCTCCGGTGCCACATATCCTTCGTCCACTTTTCACGATGACAACGTCTGTGCCTGTGGTACAAAAATTACAACAACACTGTTTCAGTGAGCAGTGGTGTTCAAAGTGTGCAATGGAGGCGATTTTTAACCCCAGGCTTGTTTTTTTATCAACACGCGCAGTACGttgttaaaatacaattaaacattATAACTTCAAAATAGatcaataaaaacagaacacaaataATTGAAAAAGATAAAATAGGTATAATGTAGGGCAGCTTGGTGGAAGAGGGgtgagtgcatctgcctcacaatacgaaggtcctgagtagtcctgggttcaatcccgatctttctgtgtggattgtACACTTATAAACAAGCTTATTCGTGTGGCTAGTgcagggtcagcaacccaaaatgttgaaagaatgAAATTGggcgaaaaataaaaaaattaaaatctttTCCGACgccgcaaaaaatgtaaagccttatataagtgttatagagaaggcaacacatgatgtaaatttCTATATTAGCCATATTAACCTACTGTCATAATGACAATGTGTCGCAGGCTggtgcaaatctttgttgacagaaatattgaaaagtaatatttattctacacattcttacaacattagaaaacattacTAAAATGGAGGCttttaaaggtgaacattatcaccagacctacgtaagcgtcaatatataccttgatgttgcagaaaaaagattatgtttttcaaccgatttccggactctaaaagggtgagtttggcgatttaaacgcctttcaattgatagcctgacgagcgatgacctttcacccgtgacgtcacaacatgaagcaatccgccattttctcaatcttattacacgcaccaagtcaaatcagttctgttattttccgttttttcgactgtttttccgtaccttggagacgacatgcctcgtcggtgtgttgtcggagggtgtaacaacacaaacagagacggattcaagttgcaccagtggccaaaagatgcgaaagtccctcgtttgttccacacactttaccgacaacagctatgctacgacagagatggcaagaatgtgtggatatcctgcgacactcaaagcagatgcatttccaacgataaagtcaacaaaatctccaatattggaaaatagaccaccactgaatctgccggagtgcgagctattcagggacgacggcagtctcttcccgaagacgagcgaggtaaaccccctggatatggatatgcgcccccaaccctgcccacctcaaccgacgcacggagggggggtttggtgctagcgggccgtataatatagccaggatgagtcatggatgcatgggattctgggtaattgttatgttgcgtttataatgtgttacagtgcagatgttcttccgaaatgtgtctgtcattcttgtttggtgtgggttcacagtgtggcgcatattagtaagagtgttaaagttgtttatatcacaaccttcagtgtgacctttatggctgttggacaacaatgccttgcagtcgtgtacgtgtatctgcggaagccacatacagcaTGTTACTGGGCTTGCAAGCTGTTTGCACGTTTTGTAGAAAGCGTCAAAGGCAGTGGCTTCATAGCACAGTCTTATTATTGTTAACTGGGTGACCATTAGCAGATATTCGGAACCTCcctgaaaatttgggagggttgacaagtggAAGGCTGTCAAGCGGAATTCATATAAAAGtcgcgggctgcactaacattaaattttctcctcaaggtgcgggccgcgtgtctaagacccctgatttacacacagcacaaagcaaaaaaaaaaactctatgctgtgttatttcattttaaatttcaaaagagttttgtggctcccattgtcttctttattttgcgaaacgggtcaaaatggctctttgagtggtaaaggttgccgacccctgctctaaaggcctactgaaacccactactaccgaccacgcagtctgatagtttatatatccataataaaatattaacattgcaacacatgccaatacggcctttttagtttactaaatagcaattttaactttcccgcaagtttcttgttgaaaacgtcgcggaatgatgacgcgtatgcggaacatcactgactgtcaggaaatattagcagctgcaccactcgcggctaaaagtcatctgctttaaccccataattacacagtattttggacatctgtgttgccgaatcttttgcaatttgttcatttaataatggagactataaaaaacaatgctgttggtggaaagcggtataTTGcaactgtctttagcaccgagacacagccgatgtttctttgtttgttgtgaagcgtagcggtcaagcaaacatgttttctctacgtcaaccagcatgtttttggatggggaaattgtgacatgtattttaccggagaaatcattggattatttgtcgtcttGCAGCAGCGGaggctgtgagcttggctcctcggcttctctgtgagacactttgtgttcactgcagccatccgacctcgaggtatgtctttacaatctttaaaatctcactaaaacactattaaaacaataagcagataagggatcttccagaattatcctagtaaatgtgtttaattacatccaAAACGCtaacactgccg is a window encoding:
- the LOC133538067 gene encoding SPRY domain-containing protein 7 produces the protein MVSGNGVAVVGRGQTVMAAMFTCCLNCCGDGGSGHVQLKEMPTVQLDTHHMGTDVVIVKSGRRICGTGACLANAPLHQNKSFFEFKIQSTGVWGIGVATQKANLNQVPLGRDSNSLVLRHDGSVFYNNEEKNRLPANNLPQEGDIVGITYDHVEMNLYLNGKNMHCPASGIRGTVYPVVYVDDSAILDCQFSDFYHTPPHGFEKILFEQQIF